In the genome of bacterium, the window TCGGCACGGGATCCAGATACAGATAGACGCTGCAGGCCTTGGCCCCGGCGCGGCGCGGGGTAATATCGAGACGGAAGACGCGCTCCCGGCCGGCGCCGGAATTGGACGCGACCGCGACCAGCCGCGAACGAACCGTGTCATCGAGGACGACGATCGGCGCCGAAGCCACGCCCTCCTGCGACCCGAGGCGGCCCGCCACCCGGTCGAGAGACCATCGGTATTCCATCGCGCCGCCCTCTCCCACCCCGTCGGCAATCACCCGATCGACAAACCGGAGCGTGACGGAATCGCCGGTGTCGTCAAGCGTGAACGCGTCCAGCGGAGAGGTCTTGGCGTAATAGTACGCCAGAATCTTGTTCCGCCGCACCCACAGATGCCTGACCAAATACTCGGTCGCGGCCGGATCACTGTACGCGGCGGTCTCGACACAGGCGCGCAGATCATCTTCAGTGAACTGCGACAGGATGCGGCAGGCCCAGAACGCGTCGGCGTGCGTCATGTTGTCGAACGCCGGATTGGCATGCAGCGGCTTCCATCCCGGCGGATCGAACAGGTCGCTTTCGAAATACCCGACCGCCGCGGGGATCCCGCGCGGATCGGCCTCCTCCCATGCCCAGCGCCGCAGCCCCAGCGTCACCAGCGACACCAACGCCTGCTCGAGATCGAGAACGTAGGCATACCCCTTGTAGACCGACTTGGGTTCGTCGCCGTCGGATCCGAGCGTGGAGCCGAAGTCGATCAGGTAGTGACGGACAAACCGGCGCCCGTCCTCCTCAACCACGACGTCCAGCGAGTTGTGGTCCTTGGTGTCGAAATGATTCGTCAGCTGCGCGAAGATTTTCAGCCCGCGCAGTTCACGGCGATGTTCATGCGGTACGCGGTCGTTGGGATCATCGCGACGCACGCCTTTGTAGGAAAACGGTCCGATCGGTGCGCCCGGCAACAGACGGCTGGCCACGGCGCGGATCGTGCCGTCGGGACGACGCGCCACCTTCGCCAGCACCCGCTCTAGTTCCTCGCGCGTGAATGGATACTGCCGCCCCCTTGAGTCCTTGACTTGCAGTCCGTCGCGAATCACCAGCCGCGCCGGATCGAACGTGACCAGGTAGTTCTCCGGCACATGATAGCCGAACGCGTGGAACAGTTTGGTGGAGATCATCTCCGCGCCGGTGGCCAACTCGGGATGCGCCGCCGGATCGAACTTGAGAATGAAGGTCTCGCCCGCCGCGTCCTTAATGAAGAATCCTGGCGTGACGCCCTCGGTTTTGGCGCGGGTGATCGTCCAGACGCCGGCGGTGTCCGGGCCGGCGATCCGATTGGGACCGCGCTGGAGCTCGTCCCGGCTCAGACGCGTCCGGCCATGGCGATGGGTAAACCAACTCGAATTGGGAATCTCGCCGAAGACATCGGCGTTGACCGCCTCGTGCATCCGGCCGGTCAGCTTGCGGAGCTGCCGCGGCAGATCCAGCGACTGCTCCAATAGATAGAAGGAACTCTGATGCACGGCGTCCCAGTAGAGACTGGGGTCGCGCTCGCGCGGATCGACGCTGATGTCCGTCCACTCCGGCGCGACCGTCGGCGGTTCCAGCAGACTCCACTCCGCCCGGGAGGCGCATCCCAGCCCGGCGGCCGCCGCCACGGCGCCGACCAGCCCGATCATCCATCGCCGCAGGCGCCGCATTAGAAGGAGTCCCCGAAGTTGATGTAGAATCCCCATTCGTCGGTGCCCTTGGCCACCAGAAGGGCCAGATGCCCGGCGTTATTCCAGAACCGCAATCCGCCGCCGTACGACGATCGGAAATCGGAGAATTCGAAGTCCCTGAGCAGATCGTGGAAGACGCGGCCATGGTCGGAAAGCAACAGCGCATCGATGCGCCGCCACAGCGGCCAGCGGTACTCCAGCGACAGGGCGGCATACCCCCGATCGCGGAAACGCCCTGTCTTGTAGCCGCGCAGCAACTGCGACCCTCCCAGTTTCGCCAGTTCATAGAAGGGCACACGCGTCCCGGGGTCCGGTTCGATATGCTCGGCGGTCAGGCGGACACCGATCACCCGCTCGTGGAACAACTCGAAGAAGTGCGACACGTCGCCGTGCACGCGCCAGAACCCGACCGCCGTGTCGGCGCGACCTTCCCCCATCGTGTACGTCACCGCCACGGCAGCGGCGCCGCCGCCCAACGGCGAGGGCGGACGCTCGCGCCAATCGCCGGCCACTTGCGCGCCCAAGTCATACAGATCCAGCCGCTCGAAGAGGCCGTAGAGGTCCTGCCCGGCGAACCGCGCCGCGATCGAATCCCGATCATGTGGAATGCGCTGCAGACGGCCGTCCTCCGGATCAATGCGCCGCCATCCGCCCGACAGCGACACTTCGCCGCGCTCGCCCAGCGCGCGGTACAGATGCAGCGCGGCGAACCCGCCGCGGTAACCGTAGTTGGATTGATCTTTCCGCGAGGACCCCGGACCGATGCCATAAAAGCGCTCGCGTGTGTCGGCACGCCAGCCCCCATCGACGGCTGCGCCGTAGGCCGAGCCGTGGAGCCGGCGATCGCCGAGACGCGCCGCCGCGAAGCGATAGGTGTTGGTCGAATACGTGCCCCGGAGCGACAGCGGAATATCGGAGCCAAAGGCGCTCCGCGTGAAATAGGCCGCTCCCAGCGTCAACCCGGTGCGCGCTTTGTAGCCCACCACCGGATAGATGCCCCAGGGATCGTCAAAGGCAAACAGGCGCTCGATGCGGTGCGGGAGTGTCGATTCCTCAACCAGCACGACCGGACCGGAGACCGCGGCGCCGAGAACCCAGAACGGCGCCTTCAGCGCCACCGACGGCACCGCGAGGATATAATCAAGCGCGTCGCGCGGCGGCTTCTGAACGCCGCCGCTGGAGTCGGCGTCGCCGGCGCGCGCAATCCCGCACGTCAGGAG includes:
- a CDS encoding BamA/TamA family outer membrane protein; the protein is MRTAELIVGVIWLLTCGIARAGDADSSGGVQKPPRDALDYILAVPSVALKAPFWVLGAAVSGPVVLVEESTLPHRIERLFAFDDPWGIYPVVGYKARTGLTLGAAYFTRSAFGSDIPLSLRGTYSTNTYRFAAARLGDRRLHGSAYGAAVDGGWRADTRERFYGIGPGSSRKDQSNYGYRGGFAALHLYRALGERGEVSLSGGWRRIDPEDGRLQRIPHDRDSIAARFAGQDLYGLFERLDLYDLGAQVAGDWRERPPSPLGGGAAAVAVTYTMGEGRADTAVGFWRVHGDVSHFFELFHERVIGVRLTAEHIEPDPGTRVPFYELAKLGGSQLLRGYKTGRFRDRGYAALSLEYRWPLWRRIDALLLSDHGRVFHDLLRDFEFSDFRSSYGGGLRFWNNAGHLALLVAKGTDEWGFYINFGDSF